Part of the Halobacillus ihumii genome is shown below.
GTTTTAATGCAAACCAGTTCTTGTTCGTATGGGCCGCGATCCATACTCCATTTTCCTTTGGTTTAATCCATATCCTTCTATGATTCCAGTACATCCCTTGAATGACGCCAATCATGAAAATGGCTCCACCTAACGCAATGAAAGGAAGCGTATAATCCTTACGAACCGTCAGTCCGGTTACATCCCGTACATCAAATTCGGTTAGGCCTATTTTATAATTATTTTGACCCGTCGCATCAACATTGACACCAATTCCCACAAAACTTATCTCTGGTTTCGATTCACCTGGTGGATACACATTAAATACAAATGCTGGGTTTTTTGGATATTTAGATACAGACACGGGTTCACCGTCTTGGAGTTCATATTCCGGGTAGTAAGAATCAAGAACCACACGATAGCCACTATCGAGTTGGTATTCCGATTTTGGTTCAGACAAATTCACAGTAAATTGCCCATAAGAGCTATCTTCATTGTTTTTATCATGAATCTTGAACGTCATTTCTTTAAATTCATTTAATTGATAGCTTGCCTGATAAAGAGCAAACCCACCGAATTTAATGGGATGATTCACGCGAATTTGATCTTCTTTAATTTTTTCAAGCTCAGGATCTCCGCCGACTAAAATAGGATCTGTTCTTTTATAAATAACAGCATTCGTTTGATAGGTCTTCGGTACGGGCCCTCCATTGTTTTCAAGGGCCTCCTGAAATCGTTCGACGTCCTCGTCGTATGTTTCTAGAATAAACTTTTCATTCTTGATGTAATATTGTCCCTCCGTACCGTTTATAACAGCCGTCTCACCCTCTCGGACCCAAATGTAATCATCAACATAAAGAGCAGGAATGAATCTGAGCAACGTCCCCAGTAGAAAGATAATTAAACCAATGTGGTTGACATAAGGTCCCCATCTAGAAAAACGGTTTTTCTCTGCCAAGATATGACCATCTTGCTCCTTAACCTTAAAATGTCTCTTTTCCAAGTTAGCCTTCAGTTTCTCCCTATCAACAAAACTAGATTCCGTCACACCGAATATTCTTTGCTTTTTCATAAATAGATCATGACGTTTAGGTTTTTGTATTCTCAGTGTTTTATAAAGAGGTACAAACCGATCGATACTAGCAATAACGATTGAAATGCCAATCATCGCAAGTAAAAGCATATACCACCAGGAGCTATATAAATTGTGAAAGCCTAACTGATAATAGATCTGTCCTGCTAAACCATATTGATCAACGTAATGGGTTGAGGCACTAACACCAGGAGGTATATACATTTCTTGTGGAAATATCGTTCCAACTGCTGAAGCGATTAAGGTAAGTACAATAAGCCACACTCCAACTTTAACTGACGAAAA
Proteins encoded:
- the resB gene encoding cytochrome c biogenesis protein ResB — translated: MTNIKCECGHVNPEGTVLCEACGKPIANQHNYGVDNQSLLNMRYDGSARRSQTYNRTIIDKVWNFFSSVKVGVWLIVLTLIASAVGTIFPQEMYIPPGVSASTHYVDQYGLAGQIYYQLGFHNLYSSWWYMLLLAMIGISIVIASIDRFVPLYKTLRIQKPKRHDLFMKKQRIFGVTESSFVDREKLKANLEKRHFKVKEQDGHILAEKNRFSRWGPYVNHIGLIIFLLGTLLRFIPALYVDDYIWVREGETAVINGTEGQYYIKNEKFILETYDEDVERFQEALENNGGPVPKTYQTNAVIYKRTDPILVGGDPELEKIKEDQIRVNHPIKFGGFALYQASYQLNEFKEMTFKIHDKNNEDSSYGQFTVNLSEPKSEYQLDSGYRVVLDSYYPEYELQDGEPVSVSKYPKNPAFVFNVYPPGESKPEISFVGIGVNVDATGQNNYKIGLTEFDVRDVTGLTVRKDYTLPFIALGGAIFMIGVIQGMYWNHRRIWIKPKENGVWIAAHTNKNWFALKRDIERVIDGTGIESPKDQQEMDN